A stretch of Anaerolineae bacterium DNA encodes these proteins:
- a CDS encoding ABC transporter ATP-binding protein gives MSEPLVRVENLRKHFPLTRGLFRKTNLFVHAVDDVSFVINSGESLGLVGESGSGKTTTGKLLVRLLEPTSGHIFMKMDGEEVDISTLKGKSLKLFRRKVQMIFQDPYESLNPRFTVFDTVAEPLVVQGIGDVLEREERVAQMLALVGLTPPSSFLFRFPHELSGGQRQRVAIARALIIEPSFVVADEPTSMLDVSIRTGIMYLMLDLAERLGVTYLYITHDLAVARYMARRLAVMYLGKIVEMGETEEVLQRPLHPYTRALISAVPVPDPLYKRSVPQIKGSITEPINPPPTCRFLERCLQAAKICRDSPHPPLEDKGGGHYVACYLA, from the coding sequence ATGAGTGAACCCCTTGTGCGGGTGGAAAACCTTCGTAAGCACTTCCCCCTCACCCGGGGCCTCTTCAGAAAAACAAACCTTTTTGTCCATGCCGTTGATGATGTAAGTTTCGTCATAAACTCCGGTGAAAGCCTTGGCCTCGTAGGTGAATCAGGCTCCGGAAAGACCACCACCGGGAAACTCTTAGTGCGCCTGCTGGAACCAACCTCCGGACACATCTTCATGAAGATGGATGGCGAAGAAGTGGATATTTCGACCCTAAAAGGTAAAAGCCTTAAACTTTTCCGCCGCAAAGTTCAGATGATTTTCCAGGACCCCTACGAGTCCCTCAACCCCCGCTTTACCGTCTTTGACACAGTAGCAGAGCCCCTCGTAGTTCAAGGCATAGGGGACGTTCTGGAAAGAGAGGAAAGAGTAGCTCAAATGTTAGCTCTGGTGGGCCTTACCCCCCCTTCCTCCTTCCTCTTCCGCTTCCCCCACGAGCTTTCGGGCGGTCAGAGGCAGAGGGTAGCCATTGCCAGGGCCCTCATCATTGAGCCTTCCTTCGTGGTAGCGGATGAGCCCACTTCCATGCTGGATGTATCCATCCGCACCGGCATAATGTATCTTATGCTGGATTTGGCTGAACGCCTCGGAGTTACGTATCTTTATATAACCCACGACTTGGCCGTCGCCAGATATATGGCCAGACGCCTGGCTGTAATGTATCTCGGCAAAATTGTGGAGATGGGAGAAACAGAGGAAGTGCTTCAGAGGCCACTGCACCCTTATACCCGGGCCCTTATCTCCGCTGTCCCCGTTCCCGACCCCCTCTACAAGCGCTCGGTGCCGCAAATAAAGGGGAGCATAACGGAACCCATAAACCCACCGCCTACCTGCCGCTTTCTGGAAAGGTGTCTGCAGGCAGCAAAAATCTGCAGGGATAGCCCCCATCCGCCCCTTGAGGACAAAGGCGGAGGCCACTATGTAGCCTGTTACCTTGCCTGA
- a CDS encoding ABC transporter ATP-binding protein, with protein MTRSILKIENFTMHYATKAGEVSAVDNVDLEVFKGESLGLVGESGCGKTSLAISIMKLLPENAIIKGGHIYFDGTDLIPLKEEEMRRFRWRRISMIFQAAMNSLNPVYKVSHQIIEAMETHFGSINYSEAREKVANLFRLVGLDPKFMDQYPHEYSGGMRQRAVIAMALACDPDLIIADEPTTALDVIVQDNILRELKNLQEKLGTTMIYISHDIAVIAEVSHRIGIMYGGKLVELASAAEIFHHPIHPYTAGLMSAFPSIVGPKRELVTIPGEPPDLLNPPPGCRFHPRCKFATDICREKEPELKDYGAGHLAACWNPLEG; from the coding sequence GTGACCAGAAGTATTCTGAAGATAGAAAATTTTACGATGCACTATGCCACCAAAGCAGGTGAGGTCTCCGCAGTGGATAACGTTGACCTTGAGGTATTCAAGGGTGAATCCCTGGGCTTGGTGGGTGAATCGGGCTGCGGCAAGACATCTCTGGCCATAAGCATAATGAAACTATTGCCAGAAAACGCTATCATAAAGGGCGGTCACATCTATTTCGATGGCACGGACCTTATCCCCCTTAAGGAAGAGGAAATGAGGCGCTTCCGCTGGCGCCGCATATCCATGATATTCCAGGCCGCTATGAACTCCCTCAACCCTGTTTACAAGGTAAGCCACCAGATCATAGAGGCGATGGAAACCCATTTTGGGAGCATTAACTACTCGGAGGCACGAGAAAAAGTGGCCAATCTTTTCCGCCTGGTTGGGCTGGATCCCAAGTTTATGGACCAATATCCCCATGAGTATAGCGGAGGAATGAGACAAAGAGCAGTTATTGCCATGGCCTTGGCCTGCGACCCGGATCTTATCATCGCTGATGAGCCTACTACAGCCCTTGATGTTATCGTCCAGGATAATATCCTTCGGGAATTGAAAAACCTTCAGGAAAAACTCGGCACCACCATGATTTACATCTCTCACGATATAGCTGTCATCGCCGAGGTAAGCCATCGCATCGGTATAATGTATGGAGGTAAACTTGTGGAACTGGCCAGCGCGGCGGAGATCTTCCACCACCCAATTCACCCCTACACTGCCGGGCTGATGTCAGCTTTCCCCAGCATTGTGGGGCCCAAGAGGGAGCTGGTAACCATCCCTGGAGAGCCTCCAGACCTCCTGAACCCTCCCCCCGGCTGTCGTTTCCACCCCCGCTGCAAATTCGCCACAGATATTTGCCGGGAAAAGGAGCCGGAATTAAAGGACTATGGCGCTGGCCATCTGGCGGCGTGCTGGAATCCTCTGGAGGGATGA
- a CDS encoding ABC transporter permease, whose protein sequence is MKEVTRTVTRPKVEIILEEEERRKLREMPLWRVRLYLTWREIRNNWRLFSENKIGLIGLGIIIFFALMAIAHPILMKWVWDPTIYDPIVGYAFDEPVQPAPPSLRHPLGTDPLGRDVLSQLMYSTRSEFALGILAAIITVTIGTTVGAVAAYFGGIIDTILMRLADLIIMLPFVTILIVLSAMFKMNLIILAIVIGILSGFGGTGIVIKSQALSIKVRAYIEAARVAGGSHWHIIFRHIIPNLMPLSFLYMMFSVTSAIFSEAVLSFFGLLNIRMSWGLMIHTAQTAGYLLNPKTWWLIVPAGMSITLLCSAFYLVGRALDEVVNPRLRKR, encoded by the coding sequence ATGAAAGAGGTAACCAGAACCGTTACTAGGCCTAAGGTTGAGATCATCTTAGAAGAGGAGGAGCGGAGAAAGCTACGGGAAATGCCCCTATGGAGGGTGCGCCTCTATCTAACCTGGCGGGAAATTCGCAATAACTGGAGGCTTTTCTCCGAAAACAAGATAGGCCTTATAGGGCTGGGAATCATCATCTTCTTCGCCCTTATGGCCATAGCTCATCCAATCTTGATGAAATGGGTGTGGGACCCCACCATCTATGACCCGATAGTTGGATATGCCTTTGATGAACCGGTGCAACCGGCTCCCCCCTCCCTGCGCCACCCCCTGGGTACCGACCCCCTGGGTAGGGATGTCCTGAGCCAGCTTATGTATAGCACCCGCTCCGAATTCGCCCTGGGAATCCTGGCAGCTATTATAACCGTAACTATCGGAACTACCGTGGGAGCAGTGGCTGCTTACTTCGGCGGGATAATTGATACCATCCTTATGCGCCTGGCTGACCTCATCATAATGCTACCATTCGTTACTATCCTTATAGTTCTCAGCGCTATGTTCAAGATGAACCTCATAATTTTGGCCATAGTGATAGGCATCCTTTCAGGTTTTGGAGGCACAGGCATAGTTATAAAGTCGCAGGCTCTCTCCATCAAAGTGCGAGCGTACATAGAGGCAGCCAGAGTTGCAGGAGGCTCTCACTGGCATATTATTTTCCGTCACATCATCCCCAACCTCATGCCCCTTTCTTTCCTTTACATGATGTTTTCTGTAACCAGCGCTATCTTCTCCGAAGCAGTGCTTTCCTTCTTCGGCCTCCTTAACATCCGAATGTCATGGGGCCTGATGATCCACACTGCCCAGACAGCCGGCTATCTCCTTAACCCTAAAACCTGGTGGCTCATTGTTCCCGCAGGTATGTCCATCACCTTGCTCTGCTCTGCCTTCTACCTGGTGGGTAGAGCCCTGGACGAAGTAGTTAACCCTCGCCTTCGCAAGAGATAG
- a CDS encoding S8 family peptidase, whose translation MLARKFAIPIFSSLTLIWLLFKLVEAEIPSTSGKVVVGLRPGVSERSLQSLLGREVRVISEIPPLRVKVLLVPRGKEKEWINRLRASSLVEYAEPAQLVRALLTPNDPFWSYQWNMSLIGAPQAWDVTTGTSVVTVSIVDTGIDLDHPEFSGRIVQGWNFVKNDPYPGDDNGHGTHVAGIASARGNNYIGIAGMAWNVKILPYKVLNNKGEGYDYNVANAIVSAADRGARVINLSLGGPSSAVMASAVDYASRKGCLLVAAAGNFASNQVLYPAAYPQVMAVSAINYYSGTAWYSNYGPEIEVAAPGGDSFYEILSTLPDDWYGYDAGTSMAAPHVAGLAALIWSVNPGLTAAQVRYCITSTAVDLGVPGRDHYYGYGAINAAEALRARVIRAPTRVFFLADSSGFVGPSMATVSVENPGCVPTSWTAGATSVSWLSFYTSGSPIFQGVRGSLLITATLPPTYGLYTERIFITGTAPGGQVIRETVTVTVNYTGSLFRIFLPVVFR comes from the coding sequence GTGTTAGCAAGGAAATTCGCTATTCCCATCTTTTCCAGCCTCACTTTAATCTGGTTGCTTTTCAAGCTGGTAGAAGCTGAGATCCCCTCCACCTCCGGGAAAGTGGTTGTGGGGCTCCGCCCGGGCGTCTCCGAGCGTTCCCTTCAATCCCTCCTGGGCCGCGAGGTCAGGGTAATCAGCGAGATACCACCTCTCAGGGTCAAAGTGCTCTTGGTCCCTCGCGGGAAAGAGAAAGAGTGGATCAACCGTCTCAGAGCAAGCTCCCTTGTGGAATATGCTGAGCCTGCCCAGCTGGTGAGAGCTCTCCTTACGCCCAATGACCCCTTCTGGTCCTACCAGTGGAACATGAGCCTTATCGGAGCCCCTCAGGCCTGGGATGTTACAACGGGGACCTCCGTTGTAACGGTGTCCATAGTAGACACCGGGATTGACCTTGACCATCCTGAATTTTCCGGAAGGATTGTCCAGGGATGGAATTTTGTCAAAAATGACCCTTATCCCGGCGATGATAATGGGCATGGAACCCATGTAGCAGGGATAGCCAGCGCGCGCGGGAACAACTATATAGGCATCGCCGGGATGGCGTGGAACGTAAAAATATTGCCCTATAAAGTTCTGAACAACAAAGGTGAGGGCTACGATTATAATGTAGCAAACGCCATCGTTAGCGCTGCCGATAGGGGAGCAAGAGTCATAAATTTGAGCCTGGGAGGACCCTCTTCCGCAGTTATGGCCAGTGCGGTGGACTATGCGTCCCGGAAAGGCTGTCTTCTGGTGGCTGCTGCCGGCAATTTTGCAAGCAATCAAGTTCTCTACCCTGCAGCTTACCCCCAGGTTATGGCTGTTTCGGCCATCAATTATTATTCTGGAACAGCGTGGTATTCAAACTACGGGCCGGAGATAGAGGTAGCGGCGCCGGGCGGGGACAGTTTTTATGAAATACTCAGCACCCTTCCGGATGATTGGTATGGATATGATGCAGGGACCTCAATGGCCGCCCCTCATGTGGCGGGCCTGGCGGCGCTTATCTGGTCTGTGAATCCGGGCCTTACCGCGGCGCAGGTTCGCTACTGCATTACTTCCACCGCTGTGGATCTGGGGGTTCCGGGGCGCGATCATTATTATGGCTACGGAGCAATCAATGCGGCTGAAGCCCTCAGGGCCCGGGTGATCCGTGCACCGACGAGGGTCTTTTTCCTGGCCGATTCTTCCGGCTTTGTCGGGCCTTCCATGGCGACCGTTTCAGTGGAAAACCCCGGGTGCGTGCCCACAAGCTGGACTGCAGGAGCAACTTCGGTCTCGTGGCTGAGCTTCTATACCAGTGGAAGCCCTATCTTTCAGGGTGTCAGAGGGTCTCTGCTCATTACAGCCACCCTTCCGCCCACCTACGGCCTTTACACAGAGCGAATCTTTATAACAGGAACTGCCCCTGGCGGTCAGGTCATAAGGGAAACTGTTACTGTGACCGTGAACTACACCGGGAGCCTTTTCCGGATTTTCTTACCGGTAGTGTTCAGATAA
- the asnS gene encoding asparagine--tRNA ligase: MDNDIMDAKLGVEGEEVARDIRIEEAPRFVGEEVRIKGWLYGKVDKGKLQFLQVRDGTGIIQAVVFVKNVSPEVFEAAHRIGQESSLVIEGTLKAEPKAPGIPGGYEVEVKDLKVLQFVQDYPITPKEHGIEFLMDHRHLWLRSTRQWAIMRIRATVIKAIRDWLDSHGFINIDAPILTPAACEGTTTLFATDYFGQPAYLSQSGQLYNEATIMAFGKVYCFGPTFRAEKSRTRRHLMEFWMVEPEMAFADLEDCMRVEEELVTYVVQTVLKERASELKVLERDTSLLERVEPPFPRISYDEALKILEEAGEPLEWGEDFGAPHETIISMKFDKPVFVHHYPTRAKAFYMEPEPDRPEVCRSVDLLAPEGYGEIIGGGQRISDPQLLEQRIREHNLPREAYQWYIDLRLFGSVPHSGFGLGVERTVAWICGLQHIRETIPFPRTLGRIYP; encoded by the coding sequence TTGGATAATGATATAATGGATGCAAAATTAGGAGTGGAGGGCGAAGAAGTGGCGAGAGATATAAGGATTGAAGAGGCTCCGAGATTTGTGGGGGAAGAGGTCAGGATAAAGGGCTGGCTCTACGGCAAGGTAGATAAAGGCAAACTTCAGTTTCTTCAGGTAAGGGACGGGACAGGGATAATTCAGGCTGTTGTCTTCGTTAAAAATGTCTCTCCAGAAGTCTTTGAGGCCGCGCATCGGATAGGCCAGGAGTCATCCCTTGTCATTGAAGGCACTCTCAAAGCCGAACCCAAAGCCCCGGGTATACCGGGTGGGTATGAAGTGGAAGTGAAGGACTTAAAAGTGCTCCAGTTCGTCCAGGATTATCCGATAACCCCGAAGGAGCACGGAATAGAATTCCTCATGGACCACCGACACCTGTGGCTTCGTTCCACCCGCCAATGGGCTATTATGCGCATAAGAGCTACAGTGATAAAGGCTATAAGGGATTGGCTTGATTCCCACGGCTTTATAAACATTGACGCCCCTATCTTAACTCCAGCCGCCTGCGAGGGCACTACCACCCTTTTTGCCACCGATTACTTCGGGCAGCCGGCTTATCTGAGCCAGAGCGGGCAGCTTTACAACGAAGCTACCATAATGGCTTTTGGGAAAGTGTATTGTTTCGGTCCCACCTTTAGGGCTGAGAAGTCCCGGACCCGCCGCCACCTCATGGAGTTCTGGATGGTGGAGCCTGAAATGGCTTTCGCTGACCTGGAAGATTGCATGCGGGTTGAAGAAGAGCTGGTAACCTACGTGGTCCAGACGGTTTTAAAGGAAAGGGCAAGCGAGCTTAAAGTTCTGGAAAGGGATACTTCCCTTCTGGAAAGAGTGGAGCCGCCTTTCCCCCGCATTTCTTACGATGAAGCTCTGAAAATCCTGGAAGAAGCCGGGGAGCCCCTGGAATGGGGTGAGGATTTCGGAGCTCCCCATGAGACCATAATTTCCATGAAATTTGACAAACCTGTTTTTGTCCACCATTACCCCACCAGAGCCAAAGCTTTCTACATGGAACCGGAACCGGATCGCCCCGAAGTTTGCCGCTCGGTAGACCTTTTAGCTCCTGAAGGCTATGGAGAAATAATAGGGGGAGGCCAGAGGATTTCAGATCCCCAATTGCTGGAACAGCGTATAAGGGAGCACAACCTACCGAGGGAAGCTTACCAGTGGTACATTGACTTGAGGTTATTCGGTTCGGTTCCCCACTCCGGTTTTGGGCTGGGCGTGGAACGCACAGTGGCCTGGATATGTGGATTGCAACACATCCGGGAAACTATCCCCTTCCCGAGAACCCTGGGAAGAATATACCCCTGA
- a CDS encoding DUF885 domain-containing protein: MSSETQFYRRFEKWLETFLEEYPVVATFLGDHRFDHRLGTYSPEAVEARVRGLREALEEFTRMDSPAFSLDGRIDHTLTVQIIKLILREYEHEKLQSHLRNPGFYLEEAMEGLFGLLVKDFAPLPERLRSALGRLKEMPRLLKEGMSNIVPERVPPVWAEVALEQARMAPLFFSSLFLPTVQEAAPELLPEVERAAEEASKGLDEYASFIQNDVLPQARGDFAAGVELFNELLREKHLVDYDAEALLRIGWEQFERTRSQMEELARQIDPRKTARELLEEAKEDHPAEEELLKAYEEAMRAARDFVIEKEIATIPEGESLRIVETPHYLRPLIPYAAYMSPGIFEEKQEGLFFVTPVDPDASPEEKKQKLRGHTYVKLPITALHEAYPGHHLQLVWANRHESLPRRLGSFIATLFIEGWAFYCEEMMEEMGFIDKPIQKLGRLADQLWRAARIILDVSLHSGKMTVEEAVNFLVERCQLEPANALAEVRRYTQTPTQPQSYLMGKLLILELISDYRQVKPGASLKELHDSILGCGSLPPALMRQRLLG, from the coding sequence TTGAGCTCAGAAACTCAGTTTTATCGGCGCTTTGAAAAGTGGCTGGAGACTTTCCTGGAAGAATATCCTGTCGTTGCTACTTTCCTGGGCGATCACCGCTTTGACCATCGCCTTGGCACCTATTCTCCTGAGGCCGTTGAGGCTCGAGTCCGGGGCCTCAGGGAAGCCCTTGAAGAGTTCACCCGGATGGATTCCCCAGCCTTTTCCCTTGATGGCCGCATTGATCACACCCTGACAGTGCAAATAATCAAACTGATATTGCGAGAATACGAGCATGAAAAGCTTCAGAGTCACCTTCGCAATCCCGGTTTCTATCTGGAAGAGGCGATGGAAGGGCTTTTCGGCCTTTTGGTAAAGGATTTTGCCCCTCTGCCGGAGCGCCTGCGTTCGGCCCTGGGTCGCCTGAAGGAGATGCCCAGGCTCTTGAAAGAGGGAATGAGCAACATTGTGCCTGAGCGCGTCCCACCCGTTTGGGCAGAAGTTGCCTTGGAACAAGCACGCATGGCCCCCCTTTTCTTCTCAAGCCTGTTTTTGCCAACAGTTCAGGAGGCAGCGCCCGAACTTTTACCGGAAGTGGAAAGAGCAGCGGAAGAGGCTTCTAAAGGGCTGGATGAATACGCATCCTTTATTCAAAACGATGTTCTGCCCCAGGCCCGGGGGGATTTTGCCGCAGGGGTAGAGCTCTTCAATGAGTTGCTTCGGGAAAAACACCTGGTGGATTACGATGCCGAGGCCTTGCTCAGGATCGGGTGGGAGCAGTTTGAGCGAACTCGCTCCCAGATGGAAGAACTCGCCCGGCAAATTGATCCCCGTAAAACAGCCCGCGAACTCCTGGAGGAAGCCAAAGAGGACCACCCCGCAGAAGAAGAGCTCTTAAAGGCCTATGAAGAAGCGATGAGAGCAGCGCGGGATTTCGTGATAGAAAAAGAAATAGCCACAATCCCGGAAGGCGAAAGCCTCCGAATTGTGGAAACCCCTCATTACCTGCGCCCCCTGATACCCTATGCTGCTTACATGAGCCCCGGCATTTTTGAGGAAAAACAGGAAGGGCTCTTTTTCGTAACACCAGTGGACCCAGATGCTTCTCCTGAAGAGAAAAAGCAAAAGCTCCGCGGACACACCTACGTGAAACTGCCCATCACAGCCCTTCACGAAGCATATCCCGGCCATCACCTCCAGCTGGTTTGGGCTAATAGACATGAATCCCTCCCCAGGCGCCTTGGGTCATTTATTGCCACTTTATTCATTGAAGGGTGGGCTTTCTATTGCGAGGAGATGATGGAAGAGATGGGCTTCATTGATAAACCTATCCAGAAGTTAGGCCGCCTTGCGGATCAGTTGTGGCGCGCAGCGCGTATCATCCTGGATGTTTCCCTGCACTCTGGGAAAATGACTGTTGAAGAAGCTGTTAATTTCTTGGTGGAAAGATGCCAGCTGGAGCCCGCCAACGCCCTCGCGGAGGTGCGTCGCTACACCCAGACGCCCACACAGCCCCAATCTTACCTTATGGGCAAACTCTTAATCCTTGAGCTTATATCAGATTACCGCCAGGTGAAACCAGGAGCTTCGCTGAAGGAACTCCACGATTCAATTCTGGGATGTGGGAGCTTGCCACCAGCTCTGATGCGACAGAGACTCTTGGGTTAG
- a CDS encoding S8 family peptidase: MSPYKRPPEISTLPPEEFVPVIVKYSSAFLVRAGLVEGLALSLEALARLAEEILGPWRETIFRHFRLVPASALRVKVEELKALEEDPRVEAIWLDKPVYALLDVSVPLIRAPQVWEKGFTGRGVKVAVVDTGIDYRHPDFAGRILAFTSFVGGDGQDDHGHGTHVAGIIAGSGEASGGKYRGVAPEALILSAKVLKANGSGMMSDAMAGIEWAVEQGAKVINLSLGSPGPCDGTDALSAMCDAAVRAGVVVCAAAGNDGPDPGTIGSPGCAEEVITVGASDDNDQVADFSSRGPTADGRTKPDILFPGVGIVSCRAAGTSMGNPVDDFYTSASGTSMATPHASGVAALLLQAYPDLTPAQVKAKMMNSALNLNQDPNTQGAGRGDALGALETEVPQPPKPRGCLYFLNALFQKERRKC; the protein is encoded by the coding sequence ATGAGCCCTTACAAACGTCCTCCTGAAATTTCTACCTTACCCCCTGAAGAATTTGTCCCGGTGATTGTGAAATATAGTTCCGCTTTCCTTGTGAGAGCTGGTCTTGTAGAGGGCCTCGCCCTGAGTCTGGAGGCTCTGGCCCGTTTAGCCGAGGAAATCCTCGGGCCGTGGCGGGAAACTATTTTCCGCCACTTTCGCCTCGTCCCCGCTTCAGCTTTAAGGGTAAAAGTGGAAGAGCTCAAAGCCCTGGAAGAGGATCCAAGGGTGGAAGCTATATGGCTCGATAAGCCCGTCTATGCCCTTTTGGATGTTTCCGTGCCCCTGATAAGAGCACCTCAGGTCTGGGAAAAAGGGTTTACCGGACGAGGGGTTAAGGTGGCTGTTGTGGACACAGGCATTGATTACCGGCATCCCGATTTCGCTGGACGGATCCTGGCTTTCACCAGCTTTGTCGGCGGGGATGGGCAAGATGACCACGGCCATGGCACTCACGTGGCCGGAATAATAGCCGGGAGCGGGGAAGCCTCTGGGGGAAAGTACCGGGGAGTAGCCCCGGAAGCTCTCATATTGAGCGCCAAAGTCCTGAAAGCCAATGGCTCTGGGATGATGAGCGATGCAATGGCCGGGATAGAGTGGGCAGTGGAGCAGGGGGCAAAAGTCATAAACCTTTCCCTGGGTTCTCCGGGGCCTTGTGACGGAACTGATGCTCTCTCGGCCATGTGTGATGCCGCTGTAAGAGCGGGAGTTGTGGTGTGTGCCGCTGCCGGGAACGATGGCCCAGATCCGGGAACCATCGGAAGCCCTGGATGCGCTGAGGAAGTAATAACCGTAGGGGCTTCCGATGATAACGACCAGGTGGCTGATTTCTCCTCCCGTGGCCCTACCGCTGATGGCCGGACCAAACCGGATATCCTTTTCCCCGGTGTTGGAATTGTGTCCTGCCGCGCCGCAGGGACTTCTATGGGCAATCCTGTGGACGATTTTTACACTTCTGCCAGCGGGACCAGCATGGCCACGCCTCATGCTTCAGGAGTGGCTGCTCTTCTCCTCCAGGCTTACCCCGATCTGACCCCAGCCCAGGTAAAGGCTAAGATGATGAACTCTGCTCTGAACCTCAATCAGGACCCTAATACCCAGGGCGCAGGACGTGGGGATGCCCTTGGTGCCCTTGAAACAGAGGTGCCTCAACCTCCAAAACCCAGGGGCTGTCTCTATTTTCTCAACGCACTCTTCCAGAAGGAAAGACGAAAGTGTTAG
- a CDS encoding GDP-mannose 4,6-dehydratase, producing the protein MRAFITGIGGFAGSHLAEFLLENTDWEISGLIHRSPGNAEHLKNRVRLERGDLGNYQSIEEILARIRPHYIFHLAAMAFVPDSWRDPWGVFENNVRGQLNVLQAVVNIKLDSCILVVGSNEEYGIIPEEDLPVREDTPLRPNNPYGVSKVAQDFLGLQFHLSHGLYVVRVRPFNHTGPRQRPDFVIPAFAKQLAEAEAGLRPPVIKVGNLSPRRDFTDVRDVVRAYYLALTKGKPGEVYNVGSGKAYSIKEVLDMLLKMCPIEVKVEQDPALMRPSDVPVTLCDYSKLKRDTGWEPSIPLEKTLEDIMDYWRKKVKEGE; encoded by the coding sequence GTGCGCGCTTTTATAACAGGCATAGGGGGTTTCGCTGGAAGCCATCTGGCGGAATTCCTATTGGAAAATACTGACTGGGAAATCTCAGGCCTCATACACCGTTCGCCAGGAAATGCGGAACACCTCAAGAATAGGGTCCGCCTGGAGCGAGGCGATTTGGGAAATTACCAGAGCATAGAAGAGATCCTGGCTCGGATACGTCCTCACTACATTTTCCATCTGGCAGCCATGGCTTTTGTTCCCGATTCCTGGCGAGATCCCTGGGGTGTTTTTGAAAACAACGTCCGGGGGCAGCTCAACGTCCTCCAGGCAGTGGTAAACATCAAGCTGGATTCCTGCATCCTGGTGGTCGGATCCAATGAAGAATACGGGATAATCCCGGAAGAAGACCTTCCCGTCCGTGAGGATACTCCCCTTCGCCCCAACAATCCATACGGGGTCAGCAAAGTGGCCCAGGATTTCCTCGGCCTCCAGTTTCACCTTTCCCATGGCCTTTATGTGGTTAGGGTTCGGCCTTTCAACCACACTGGGCCCCGCCAGAGGCCCGATTTTGTAATCCCGGCCTTTGCCAAACAGTTGGCAGAAGCTGAAGCCGGCTTGCGTCCACCGGTCATAAAAGTGGGGAATCTATCGCCCAGGCGTGATTTCACCGATGTGCGGGATGTAGTTCGGGCTTATTATTTAGCCCTCACAAAGGGGAAGCCTGGGGAAGTTTACAACGTTGGCTCCGGGAAAGCTTACTCCATAAAAGAGGTGCTGGATATGCTCCTGAAAATGTGCCCGATAGAAGTTAAAGTGGAGCAGGACCCAGCCTTAATGCGTCCCAGCGATGTCCCAGTAACCCTTTGCGATTACTCCAAGCTTAAGCGTGATACCGGCTGGGAACCCTCCATTCCTCTGGAGAAGACCCTGGAAGACATAATGGATTACTGGAGAAAGAAAGTCAAGGAGGGGGAATGA
- a CDS encoding alpha/beta fold hydrolase codes for MEKFILKVLVSLSGGIFGTFSLFILVSVILESWMTSAPAFPRNWQIPQFGFPFEEVVFTSQDGIALRGWLFPPLNPDGPVVIYAHGSGKDLREGLPFVPLLREAGFGILLFSYRNHGFSHRFLKGHTYGLKESEDLEAAVHFLKERGYKSIAVIGYSLGAASAVMTAARSQDIKAVVAVAPFASVTDLWFSNSPPFIPRPFLYITMWLTEKRKGIKFSAISPVEAIRKITPRPILLIQGAKDSYISPEQTWKLFEAAGEGATLLLIEEADHKSVLLPGIVKYWRFVLNFLKKALATSTTPGVHQIPQTISQEIEPEYGQK; via the coding sequence ATGGAAAAGTTCATCCTGAAAGTCTTAGTATCTCTCAGCGGAGGCATCTTCGGCACCTTCTCCCTGTTCATCCTGGTCTCGGTAATTCTGGAATCCTGGATGACAAGCGCGCCTGCCTTCCCCAGAAACTGGCAAATCCCACAGTTTGGCTTCCCCTTTGAAGAAGTAGTTTTTACCTCCCAGGATGGAATTGCTCTCAGGGGATGGCTTTTCCCGCCCCTAAACCCCGATGGACCCGTTGTAATCTACGCCCACGGTTCCGGGAAAGACCTGAGGGAAGGACTGCCTTTCGTTCCTCTGCTCAGAGAAGCCGGCTTTGGAATACTGCTTTTCAGCTACAGGAACCACGGTTTCAGCCATCGTTTTTTAAAAGGACATACCTATGGTTTGAAAGAGAGCGAAGATTTAGAGGCAGCAGTGCACTTCCTGAAAGAGCGAGGTTATAAATCCATAGCGGTAATAGGTTATTCCCTGGGAGCAGCAAGCGCCGTAATGACCGCTGCTCGCTCTCAAGATATAAAAGCGGTGGTGGCCGTAGCTCCCTTCGCCTCGGTCACTGACCTGTGGTTTTCCAATAGTCCTCCTTTCATCCCCAGGCCGTTCCTCTACATCACCATGTGGTTGACGGAAAAACGCAAAGGCATAAAGTTTTCGGCTATATCTCCAGTGGAAGCTATAAGGAAAATAACTCCCCGGCCTATCCTTCTGATCCAGGGCGCTAAAGATTCTTACATCTCACCCGAACAAACCTGGAAATTGTTTGAAGCCGCAGGGGAAGGAGCCACCCTGCTTCTAATTGAAGAGGCTGACCACAAGTCCGTTCTCCTGCCAGGGATTGTGAAATATTGGCGTTTTGTACTCAATTTCCTCAAAAAAGCCTTAGCTACGAGTACGACGCCAGGGGTCCATCAGATCCCGCAAACCATCTCCCAGGAAATTGAACCCGAGTACGGTCAAAAATAG